Proteins from a genomic interval of Caldanaerovirga acetigignens:
- the rpsI gene encoding 30S ribosomal protein S9, translating into MKEAILTTGRRKTSVAKVWLTSGTGKILINKREFEDYFPLETLRNDVLRPLAVTNTLGKFDIIANVKGGGISGQAGAVRHGIARALVQVDEAYRPMLKKEGLLTRDPRMVERKKYGLKKARRAPQFSKR; encoded by the coding sequence ATGAAAGAAGCTATACTGACTACTGGCAGGAGAAAAACTTCTGTTGCCAAAGTTTGGTTGACTTCTGGGACAGGCAAGATACTAATAAACAAGAGGGAGTTTGAAGATTATTTTCCGCTTGAGACGCTAAGGAACGACGTTTTAAGGCCTCTGGCAGTCACCAATACTTTAGGCAAGTTTGACATAATTGCAAATGTAAAAGGTGGAGGCATCTCGGGGCAGGCGGGTGCGGTGAGACACGGAATCGCTAGGGCATTAGTGCAAGTTGATGAAGCCTACAGACCGATGTTGAAAAAAGAAGGATTACTTACCCGCGATCCGCGAATGGTTGAAAGGAAAAAGTACGGCCTCAAGAAAGCACGGCGTGCACCGCAGTTTTCCAAGAGGTAA
- the hisF gene encoding imidazole glycerol phosphate synthase subunit HisF, which yields MLTKRIIPCLDVKDNRVVKGVEFLSLRDAGDPVELAAFYDETGADEIVFLDITASFQKRKTVVELCRRTAQKVFIPFTIGGGISDIEDIKVILRAGADKVSINSAAVRDKSLIKKGALTFGSQCIVVAIDAKFNGNFYEVYIDGGKTPTGMDAVSWAKEVESLGAGEILLTSMDRDGTKRGYDLELLRLITRSVNIPVIASGGAGCLEHLYEALAFGGADAVLAASIFHYGFYTIREAKKYLDEKGVPVRLVEI from the coding sequence ATGCTTACCAAAAGGATAATCCCGTGTCTTGACGTCAAGGACAACCGGGTGGTAAAAGGAGTCGAATTTTTATCGCTGAGGGATGCCGGCGACCCTGTGGAACTTGCGGCATTCTACGACGAAACTGGGGCCGATGAGATCGTCTTTCTTGACATTACCGCTTCTTTTCAAAAAAGAAAGACAGTAGTCGAACTCTGCAGAAGGACCGCACAGAAAGTCTTCATTCCTTTTACGATCGGCGGCGGAATCTCCGATATCGAGGATATAAAGGTTATTTTAAGGGCAGGGGCAGATAAAGTTTCGATTAATTCCGCCGCTGTAAGAGATAAAAGCTTGATCAAAAAAGGAGCTTTGACTTTCGGCAGCCAATGCATAGTAGTTGCTATAGACGCAAAATTCAACGGAAATTTTTATGAAGTTTACATCGACGGTGGGAAAACCCCTACAGGAATGGATGCAGTATCCTGGGCAAAGGAAGTCGAATCTTTAGGTGCTGGGGAAATTCTTCTCACCAGTATGGACAGAGACGGTACTAAGAGAGGTTATGACCTCGAACTTTTAAGACTCATAACCAGAAGCGTTAATATACCAGTAATAGCTTCTGGAGGTGCCGGTTGCCTTGAACACCTTTACGAAGCCTTGGCTTTCGGTGGAGCAGATGCGGTCCTTGCCGCCTCCATTTTCCACTACGGCTTTTACACAATTAGAGAAGCGAAAAAGTATTTAGACGAAAAGGGGGTGCCGGTTCGCCTTGTTGAAATTTGA
- a CDS encoding HisA/HisF-related TIM barrel protein produces MEIFAAIDIMGEKAVRLYKGDKSKVKVYGDAAEFAAKWQDMGIKYLHLVDLDGAFEGFPKNIDTILEIRKIFKGFIQVGGGIRSVESAKILNDIGVDRVIVGTKALTSVDFLIKLKEMLADKLFIALDFKGNELAIKGWESSLPFEKARDVLESIRPSGFVVTDTNLDGTLSGLQKARIETLISNLWGKIIYSGGIKDANDVKVLLSIPRISGVIIGKALYEGTLSIKEVLSYAYQKDNPVS; encoded by the coding sequence ATGGAAATATTTGCGGCTATTGACATAATGGGAGAAAAGGCCGTCAGGCTGTACAAAGGTGATAAGAGTAAAGTTAAAGTATACGGGGACGCGGCGGAGTTTGCAGCTAAATGGCAGGATATGGGAATAAAATATCTCCACTTGGTGGACCTAGACGGAGCTTTTGAAGGCTTTCCAAAAAACATCGATACAATCCTAGAAATCAGAAAAATATTCAAAGGATTTATCCAGGTAGGCGGTGGAATTAGGAGCGTAGAATCGGCAAAAATACTAAATGACATTGGCGTTGACAGAGTTATAGTGGGAACAAAAGCCCTTACATCTGTTGACTTTCTTATTAAACTAAAAGAAATGCTAGCCGATAAGCTTTTTATTGCCCTTGACTTTAAGGGTAACGAGCTTGCGATAAAGGGCTGGGAAAGTTCGCTCCCTTTTGAAAAGGCAAGAGATGTTCTGGAAAGCATCAGACCTTCGGGTTTTGTCGTGACCGACACCAACCTAGACGGAACTTTATCAGGCCTTCAAAAGGCAAGAATAGAAACATTAATTTCCAATCTTTGGGGCAAGATAATCTATTCCGGAGGCATAAAGGACGCGAATGACGTAAAAGTCTTGCTTTCTATCCCCCGCATTTCCGGCGTGATAATAGGAAAAGCCTTGTATGAAGGAACTTTGAGTATAAAAGAGGTGCTTTCTTATGCTTACCAAAAGGATAATCCCGTGTCTTGA
- the trxB gene encoding thioredoxin-disulfide reductase — protein MFDLAIIGAGPAGLSAAIYGARARLSTVIIEKMYPGGQAAITDIIENYPGFTEGIGGAELTEAMKKQAERFGAQFLNGEVEKIEKQNEKFLLHLKNEIVEAKTVILAMGAQARRLGVKGEKEFTGRGVSYCATCDGAFYTDRTVMVVGGGDTAIEEALFLTHFASSVIVVHRRNELRATKILQERAFKNEKIKFIWDSVVEEIKGADAVQEVVVKNLKTGETSSIPVDGVFVAIGWDPNTAIVKDMVKLNEKGYIITDENMATGVPGLFAAGDIREKSLRQVVTAVADGAVAAVSAEKYLEEHQMR, from the coding sequence ATGTTTGACCTTGCTATAATAGGTGCAGGTCCTGCCGGACTTTCGGCTGCCATCTACGGTGCCAGGGCCAGGCTTTCCACTGTGATTATCGAAAAGATGTATCCGGGTGGCCAGGCTGCGATTACTGACATTATCGAAAATTACCCCGGATTTACTGAAGGTATAGGTGGAGCGGAGCTCACTGAGGCCATGAAAAAGCAGGCAGAAAGATTCGGCGCCCAATTTTTAAACGGCGAAGTAGAAAAAATTGAAAAACAAAACGAAAAGTTTTTATTGCACCTTAAAAATGAGATCGTAGAAGCTAAGACTGTTATACTTGCAATGGGAGCCCAGGCAAGGAGGCTTGGCGTAAAAGGCGAAAAGGAGTTTACTGGCAGAGGGGTATCATACTGCGCGACCTGCGATGGAGCCTTCTATACGGACAGGACCGTAATGGTCGTAGGCGGTGGCGACACTGCTATCGAAGAGGCTCTTTTTCTCACCCACTTTGCCAGCAGCGTAATAGTAGTGCACCGCAGAAACGAGCTTAGGGCCACAAAAATCTTGCAGGAAAGGGCTTTTAAAAATGAAAAAATTAAATTTATCTGGGATTCGGTGGTGGAGGAAATAAAGGGTGCCGATGCTGTGCAGGAGGTTGTGGTTAAAAACTTAAAAACCGGGGAGACTTCATCGATTCCGGTGGACGGCGTATTTGTTGCCATAGGTTGGGACCCCAATACAGCCATTGTAAAAGATATGGTCAAGCTCAACGAAAAGGGATACATAATCACCGATGAAAACATGGCAACCGGAGTGCCAGGGCTTTTTGCAGCCGGGGACATAAGGGAAAAATCCCTGCGTCAAGTCGTGACTGCAGTAGCCGACGGAGCGGTGGCGGCAGTTTCAGCGGAAAAATATTTGGAAGAGCACCAGATGAGGTAA
- the hisH gene encoding imidazole glycerol phosphate synthase subunit HisH — MIAIVDYGMGNLMSVEKAFTYLGLNAKIVSKESEIKKAKGVVLPGVGNFGQAIANIKSRGLWQAIKEALAEKPFLGICLGMQLLFEGSEESPESPGFSMFPGKFTLFKGDIKVPHIGWNSVRFIKNSPITSGLDSEEFFYFVHSYRLPFLSAYAPFTLGVSEYHEVFIAAVEYKNVFGFQFHPEKSGKKGLKVLENFGRIVYGNICGY, encoded by the coding sequence ATGATAGCTATTGTAGATTACGGTATGGGAAACCTGATGAGTGTCGAAAAAGCTTTTACCTATTTAGGTTTAAACGCCAAGATAGTTTCCAAAGAAAGCGAAATCAAAAAGGCAAAAGGCGTGGTGCTCCCAGGTGTGGGAAATTTCGGTCAAGCTATAGCCAATATAAAAAGCCGTGGACTCTGGCAAGCCATAAAAGAAGCATTAGCCGAAAAACCTTTCCTAGGTATATGCCTCGGTATGCAGCTTCTCTTTGAAGGAAGCGAAGAAAGTCCCGAATCCCCCGGTTTTTCAATGTTTCCCGGAAAATTTACACTTTTTAAGGGCGATATTAAAGTTCCCCATATCGGATGGAATTCAGTTAGGTTTATAAAAAATTCACCTATCACAAGTGGATTAGATAGCGAGGAATTCTTCTATTTCGTGCATTCTTACAGACTTCCTTTTTTAAGTGCTTATGCGCCCTTTACATTAGGGGTTTCTGAATATCATGAGGTGTTTATAGCAGCAGTGGAATACAAAAACGTCTTTGGTTTTCAATTCCACCCAGAAAAAAGCGGCAAAAAAGGGCTCAAGGTTTTAGAAAACTTCGGGAGGATTGTATATGGAAATATTTGCGGCTATTGA
- a CDS encoding energy-coupling factor transporter ATPase has translation MSIVVKNLTHIYMPGTPFESVALMDVNWIIEDGEFWGLIGHTGSGKSTLIQHLNGLLKPTSGEVIVDGVNINERGVNLREIRQKVGLVFQYPEHQLFEETVEKDVAFGPKNLGLPEDEVTERVREAIDLVGLKYDEIKERSPFELSGGQMRRVAIAGVLAMRPKVLILDEPTVGLDPRGRDEILGQIVRLRERQNITVILVSHSMEDIAKIVDKIAVMHKGRMVESGTPKQVFKNRKALASIGLDIPQVTHLMIKLKDKGKNVATDVFTVEEAEAEILRAARGIGHA, from the coding sequence ATGTCCATTGTTGTAAAAAATCTGACTCATATATACATGCCCGGTACCCCCTTCGAGTCGGTGGCCTTAATGGATGTAAACTGGATAATAGAAGATGGGGAGTTTTGGGGACTCATAGGGCACACGGGTTCGGGAAAATCCACACTGATCCAGCATCTGAACGGACTTTTGAAACCCACTTCGGGTGAAGTAATAGTAGACGGTGTAAACATAAACGAGCGGGGGGTAAACTTGCGGGAAATAAGGCAAAAGGTGGGTTTAGTCTTCCAATACCCGGAACATCAGCTTTTTGAAGAAACGGTGGAAAAAGACGTGGCGTTTGGCCCTAAAAATTTGGGGTTGCCGGAGGATGAAGTCACCGAGAGAGTCAGGGAAGCCATCGACTTGGTCGGACTAAAATACGATGAGATAAAGGAGCGCTCGCCTTTTGAACTCAGCGGTGGGCAGATGAGAAGAGTCGCCATTGCGGGAGTCCTTGCCATGAGACCCAAAGTGCTAATTCTTGACGAGCCCACAGTTGGATTAGACCCAAGGGGCCGCGACGAAATATTGGGGCAAATAGTCAGGCTCCGGGAGAGACAGAATATAACCGTCATCCTCGTATCCCACAGCATGGAAGATATAGCAAAAATCGTAGATAAAATTGCCGTGATGCATAAAGGGAGGATGGTAGAAAGCGGCACACCAAAACAAGTGTTTAAGAATCGCAAGGCCCTAGCATCCATTGGGCTCGATATCCCCCAAGTAACACACCTCATGATAAAGCTAAAGGATAAGGGGAAAAATGTAGCAACAGACGTGTTCACTGTGGAAGAAGCCGAAGCGGAAATCTTAAGGGCGGCGAGGGGGATTGGCCATGCGTGA
- the rplM gene encoding 50S ribosomal protein L13, producing MSTYMAKKGEIKREWYVIDAAGKPLGRLAAQVAKILKGKHKPIYTPHVDTGDHVIVVNAEKVILTGKKLDKKIYYRHSLYPGGLKAETYRHFLQRAPEKVIYKAVWGMLPHNSLGRKMIKKLRVYRGPEHPHQAQQPKELQYEG from the coding sequence ATGAGCACGTACATGGCTAAAAAAGGAGAAATAAAGCGGGAATGGTACGTTATAGATGCAGCAGGTAAGCCATTAGGAAGACTGGCCGCACAGGTTGCAAAAATTTTGAAAGGAAAACACAAGCCCATTTATACTCCCCACGTTGATACGGGCGATCACGTAATAGTAGTGAATGCCGAAAAAGTGATCCTTACGGGCAAAAAGCTGGACAAAAAGATTTACTACCGGCATTCCCTTTATCCTGGCGGTCTAAAGGCTGAAACCTACCGGCACTTTTTACAAAGGGCACCAGAAAAGGTCATATATAAAGCTGTGTGGGGTATGCTTCCGCATAATTCACTTGGCCGGAAAATGATTAAAAAACTTAGGGTTTACAGGGGACCGGAACACCCCCACCAGGCTCAGCAGCCTAAAGAATTGCAGTACGAGGGATAA
- a CDS encoding energy-coupling factor transporter ATPase yields MAAEILVEGVFYQYPQSSEMALKDVNLMIKKGEFIAIIGPNGSGKSTLAKLFNGLFVPTKGRITVDGLDTRDKENIWKIRQKAGIVFQNPDNQIVATVVEEDVAFGPENLGIPPDEIRKRVDEALEIVELKEYAQKPPHLLSGGQKQRVAIAGIIAMRPDYIIMDEPTAMLDPVGRKEVISTVKRLNREEGKTIVLITHFMEEAVEADKVIVMSDGQVVMEGTPREIFSKVDKLKAIGLDVPQVTELAHRLRGNGLAIREDVLTIDEMVECLCPLL; encoded by the coding sequence ATGGCCGCCGAAATTTTAGTAGAAGGCGTCTTCTATCAGTACCCTCAGTCCTCGGAGATGGCTCTGAAGGATGTAAACCTTATGATAAAAAAGGGAGAATTTATCGCTATAATAGGTCCGAACGGTTCGGGTAAATCCACCCTTGCAAAACTTTTCAACGGACTTTTCGTGCCGACTAAAGGGAGGATAACGGTCGACGGCCTTGACACTCGGGATAAGGAAAATATTTGGAAAATACGCCAAAAGGCAGGTATTGTTTTCCAGAACCCTGACAATCAGATAGTGGCGACGGTAGTTGAGGAAGATGTGGCCTTTGGTCCCGAGAATTTGGGTATACCCCCCGATGAAATAAGAAAGAGAGTTGATGAAGCCCTGGAAATAGTGGAACTCAAGGAATACGCTCAAAAACCTCCTCATCTTCTTTCGGGAGGGCAAAAACAAAGGGTCGCTATAGCCGGTATAATTGCCATGAGACCCGATTACATCATAATGGATGAGCCCACGGCTATGCTGGACCCGGTGGGGCGAAAGGAAGTAATCAGCACTGTAAAACGCTTAAATAGGGAAGAAGGGAAAACCATAGTTCTAATAACGCATTTTATGGAAGAGGCGGTAGAAGCCGACAAGGTCATAGTGATGAGTGATGGGCAGGTAGTGATGGAAGGCACCCCTAGGGAGATATTTTCAAAGGTTGATAAGCTTAAAGCAATCGGACTTGACGTGCCGCAGGTTACCGAGCTTGCACATCGGCTGAGGGGTAATGGGCTGGCAATTAGAGAAGATGTTCTCACGATAGATGAAATGGTGGAATGCCTATGTCCATTGTTGTAA
- the hisD gene encoding histidinol dehydrogenase, whose translation MFPVLTESELFSRLKKRAQNFEKVRDAVKKIKEMVLSSGDDGLIKLTYELDGVNLNMSTIKFPPREIEESEKFISPSLKKALDLAFERIFDFHEKMKPQNKLFFDSYGNLMGKIYKPIDSVGVYIPGGSAAYPSSVLMNIVPALVAGVNKIIAVTPPKTEPMNPAVLYALKLCNVKELYTVGGAQAIFALAYGTETIPRVDKIVGPGNVYVSEAKREVSGVVGIDSFAGPSEVVVIADSSANPRWVAADLLAQAEHDENATSILLSCDDSLIEEVRVTLQSFLATLESEKAKLSLFNWGGALKVKDIYEAIEISNRIAPEHLELMVKSPMTYVEYIKNAGAVFLGLFSAEALGDYIMGPSHVLPTSGTSRFSSGLSTEDFMKEMSLISATSTGFLALSHHAGEIAKAEGLPAHRLSLQIRNGREFTGCEPRH comes from the coding sequence ATGTTTCCAGTACTCACTGAAAGCGAACTTTTTTCCCGGCTCAAAAAAAGAGCGCAAAATTTTGAAAAAGTACGAGATGCCGTAAAGAAAATTAAAGAGATGGTCTTATCTTCAGGAGATGACGGTCTTATCAAGCTTACCTATGAATTAGACGGCGTAAACTTAAACATGAGCACTATCAAGTTCCCTCCAAGAGAGATAGAAGAAAGCGAAAAATTCATATCGCCATCTTTAAAAAAAGCATTGGACCTGGCTTTTGAAAGGATTTTCGATTTTCACGAGAAGATGAAACCTCAAAACAAACTATTCTTCGACAGCTATGGCAACCTTATGGGAAAAATATACAAGCCCATAGACAGCGTAGGAGTCTATATACCTGGCGGTAGTGCCGCTTACCCCTCATCAGTTTTGATGAATATAGTACCGGCTCTGGTAGCCGGAGTCAATAAAATAATTGCCGTAACTCCACCTAAGACTGAACCGATGAACCCCGCAGTTTTATATGCCTTAAAATTATGCAATGTAAAAGAACTTTATACTGTGGGAGGTGCTCAGGCTATTTTTGCCCTCGCTTATGGCACAGAAACCATCCCAAGAGTCGATAAAATAGTGGGACCAGGCAACGTTTATGTGTCAGAGGCAAAGCGCGAAGTATCAGGGGTAGTTGGCATCGACAGCTTTGCTGGCCCTTCAGAAGTTGTGGTAATTGCCGACAGCTCGGCTAATCCCCGATGGGTAGCAGCCGATTTGCTTGCGCAAGCAGAACACGATGAAAATGCCACATCTATCCTTCTTTCTTGCGACGATAGTCTAATTGAGGAAGTAAGAGTTACACTACAATCTTTCCTTGCCACACTTGAAAGCGAAAAGGCCAAGTTATCCCTTTTTAATTGGGGCGGGGCATTAAAGGTAAAAGATATATATGAGGCAATTGAAATTTCGAATCGAATCGCACCGGAGCATCTCGAGCTTATGGTAAAAAGCCCTATGACCTATGTCGAATATATTAAAAATGCTGGAGCAGTTTTCTTAGGGCTTTTTTCGGCCGAGGCTTTGGGGGATTACATCATGGGTCCGAGCCACGTCCTTCCTACCAGCGGTACATCGCGCTTTTCTTCAGGGCTTTCAACGGAAGATTTCATGAAGGAAATGAGTTTAATCTCGGCTACTTCCACAGGCTTTTTGGCCCTTTCTCATCATGCAGGCGAAATTGCAAAAGCAGAGGGATTACCGGCCCATCGTCTTTCGCTCCAAATTAGAAACGGGAGGGAATTTACAGGATGCGAACCGCGGCACTAG
- a CDS encoding energy-coupling factor transporter transmembrane component T family protein → MREITIGQYIPGNSAIHRLDPRTKIIITFAFMVLLFVINDFAGYVFPIVFIAIASLLSGISVKYMLRGLRPLIVIIMLTFVLNLFMVKGRVIYEVGPLNVTYEGLYQGTFMILRLVLLVVGTSLLTLTTSPITLTDGIESLLKPFTKIGVPAHELAMMMTIALRFIPTLMEETDKIMKAQMARGADFSSGNMVKRAQSLVPLLVPLFVSAFRRADDLAMAMESRCYRGGENRTRMKTLKMTQKDLLAFVATSFLAAGCLASRFLW, encoded by the coding sequence ATGCGTGAGATAACCATTGGCCAGTATATACCCGGAAACTCGGCAATACACCGGCTGGACCCGAGGACAAAAATTATTATAACCTTCGCATTTATGGTGCTGCTCTTTGTGATAAATGATTTTGCAGGTTACGTCTTCCCAATTGTTTTTATAGCTATAGCCTCGCTGCTTTCAGGAATATCAGTAAAATATATGCTTCGTGGCTTAAGGCCTCTCATAGTAATAATAATGCTGACTTTTGTATTGAACCTTTTTATGGTAAAGGGCAGGGTAATTTACGAAGTAGGTCCTTTGAACGTAACGTATGAAGGGCTTTATCAAGGTACGTTCATGATCTTGAGATTGGTGCTCTTAGTAGTCGGCACATCGCTTTTGACACTAACTACTTCTCCCATCACGTTAACCGATGGAATTGAAAGCCTATTAAAGCCCTTCACCAAAATCGGAGTTCCAGCCCACGAGCTTGCAATGATGATGACTATAGCATTGAGGTTCATCCCGACATTAATGGAAGAAACAGACAAGATAATGAAGGCCCAGATGGCAAGAGGTGCCGACTTTTCCAGCGGGAATATGGTAAAAAGGGCGCAGAGTTTAGTACCGCTATTAGTTCCCCTTTTTGTCAGTGCCTTCAGAAGGGCAGACGACCTTGCCATGGCAATGGAATCCAGGTGTTACCGCGGCGGTGAAAATAGAACGAGAATGAAGACGCTCAAAATGACCCAAAAAGATTTACTTGCCTTTGTTGCTACAAGCTTTCTTGCGGCGGGGTGCTTAGCAAGCCGCTTCCTATGGTAG
- the hisIE gene encoding bifunctional phosphoribosyl-AMP cyclohydrolase/phosphoribosyl-ATP diphosphatase HisIE → MLKFDDLKKDLSGLVPVIVQDEATYEVLMLGYQNEEAFNKTLATGLVHFYSRERKKLWLKGETSGNYLRVKAMYTDCDADALLILAQPQGPTCHTGKKSCFFNKIMESGFPKGGFLYYLEDLLRQRKKVNKEGSYTSKLFLEGKDRILKKVAEEAGEFIIASKNKDRREIAYEGADLVFHLMMALVEEDMGLVDIIDELISRRKG, encoded by the coding sequence TTGTTGAAATTTGACGATTTAAAAAAAGACTTATCAGGACTTGTTCCTGTTATAGTCCAGGATGAGGCGACTTATGAAGTGCTCATGTTGGGCTATCAAAACGAAGAAGCATTTAATAAAACACTTGCTACCGGCCTCGTACATTTTTATAGCAGAGAGCGCAAAAAACTTTGGCTAAAAGGTGAAACTTCAGGGAATTATCTGAGAGTAAAGGCCATGTATACTGACTGCGATGCGGACGCCTTGTTGATACTGGCCCAACCACAGGGCCCGACGTGCCATACCGGCAAAAAAAGCTGCTTTTTCAATAAGATTATGGAATCCGGTTTCCCCAAGGGCGGTTTTCTTTATTATCTAGAAGACCTCTTAAGGCAAAGAAAAAAAGTTAATAAAGAAGGTTCCTATACTTCAAAGCTCTTTTTAGAAGGAAAGGACAGGATTTTAAAAAAAGTGGCCGAGGAAGCGGGCGAATTCATAATCGCATCCAAAAATAAAGACAGGCGGGAAATTGCTTACGAAGGAGCCGATTTAGTTTTTCATTTAATGATGGCTCTGGTTGAGGAAGACATGGGGTTAGTCGACATAATAGATGAACTGATATCTCGGCGCAAGGGTTAA
- the truA gene encoding tRNA pseudouridine(38-40) synthase TruA produces the protein MNVKILLEYDGTNYHGWQRQKNALTIQEVVEKAIFKITGEKVKVIGAGRTDAGVHARGQVANFHTNCRIPVERLPYAINSHLPEDIAVKGAQVVPDDFHARYSAKSKVYSYTIYNAPFPSPLMRRYSYFYPHIIDVEAMREAAKAFVGVHDFAAFRASGYSVKSSVRNIMRLEVRKASNAITIEIEADGFLYNMVRIIAGTLLEVGSGKRAPEEIPLVISSRKRERAGITLPAHGLCLEKVVY, from the coding sequence TTGAATGTAAAAATTTTGCTAGAATATGATGGCACTAATTACCACGGCTGGCAGAGGCAAAAAAACGCCTTGACGATTCAGGAGGTAGTTGAAAAGGCGATTTTTAAGATAACTGGAGAAAAAGTGAAAGTGATAGGGGCGGGGAGAACAGATGCTGGAGTACATGCCCGGGGACAAGTAGCTAATTTTCACACCAATTGCCGGATACCCGTGGAGCGGTTGCCCTATGCAATAAACAGTCATCTTCCGGAGGATATAGCGGTGAAAGGTGCGCAAGTAGTACCTGACGATTTTCATGCCCGCTATAGCGCTAAATCTAAGGTCTATTCTTATACTATATATAATGCCCCTTTTCCATCGCCACTTATGAGAAGATATAGCTATTTTTATCCCCACATTATTGATGTAGAGGCGATGCGGGAAGCTGCGAAGGCATTTGTGGGAGTACACGACTTTGCGGCATTCAGAGCGTCAGGATACTCAGTTAAGTCATCGGTTAGGAATATCATGAGACTAGAAGTCAGAAAGGCGTCGAATGCGATTACAATTGAAATCGAAGCAGACGGATTTTTATATAACATGGTGAGGATAATTGCAGGGACGTTATTAGAGGTTGGAAGCGGGAAAAGGGCTCCAGAAGAAATTCCTCTTGTAATAAGTTCTAGAAAGAGGGAAAGGGCTGGTATAACGCTACCTGCCCACGGATTGTGTCTCGAAAAGGTCGTGTATTGA
- the hisB gene encoding imidazoleglycerol-phosphate dehydratase HisB, whose product MRTAALERITDETQIKIFLNLDGSGNSTVKTPIGIFNHFLSLFCFFSKIDLEVNASGDIDVDEHHLMEDTGIVLGKALKAALGEKRGIARFGWSAVPMDEALVLVSLDISGRAYLNYELPVLEWVGKVKGESFKEFFLGFVRGGELTLHIKGLSGANSHHIMESTFKGLGICLRSAKAISDDRIPSTKGVI is encoded by the coding sequence ATGCGAACCGCGGCACTAGAAAGAATAACCGATGAAACTCAAATAAAAATATTTTTGAATTTGGACGGCAGCGGAAATAGCACGGTAAAAACCCCTATTGGTATTTTCAATCATTTTCTTTCTCTTTTTTGTTTTTTCTCAAAAATAGACTTAGAGGTAAATGCTTCTGGAGACATTGATGTTGATGAACACCATCTTATGGAAGATACTGGGATAGTGCTAGGAAAGGCTTTAAAAGCCGCTTTGGGTGAGAAAAGAGGCATTGCCAGATTCGGATGGTCTGCCGTTCCTATGGATGAGGCATTAGTTCTTGTAAGCCTCGACATTTCGGGGAGGGCATATCTTAATTACGAACTTCCTGTTCTCGAATGGGTGGGAAAGGTCAAGGGCGAAAGTTTTAAAGAATTTTTCCTTGGATTTGTGCGGGGAGGCGAACTTACCCTCCACATAAAAGGACTGTCCGGTGCAAACAGCCATCACATCATGGAGTCAACTTTTAAAGGACTCGGAATTTGCCTTAGATCCGCAAAGGCAATAAGCGACGACAGAATACCTTCAACTAAGGGTGTGATTTAA
- the hisG gene encoding ATP phosphoribosyltransferase, whose product MEYLTIAVPKGNLLDESLKLLEYIGFNTNQLRDESRKLIFTDTKAKIKVVVTRNFDVPVYVEHGACDLGIVGKDIIDEMRPDVMELLDLKYGRCFLCLAGREKNDPKFSNNIRVATKYPNLTSYFLSKEGIRARIIKLHGNIELAPLLGLSTYIVDLVATGRTLKENNLSIIKPFFSSSARLIANPFSWKLKRESMLEFFEKARIFVDERSR is encoded by the coding sequence GTGGAATACTTAACCATAGCAGTACCCAAAGGAAACCTTTTAGATGAAAGCCTGAAGCTGCTAGAATACATTGGCTTTAATACAAATCAATTGAGAGACGAAAGCCGAAAGCTCATATTTACGGACACAAAGGCAAAAATTAAAGTTGTCGTGACTAGAAACTTTGACGTTCCCGTATACGTCGAGCACGGGGCTTGCGATCTTGGAATAGTGGGGAAGGATATAATTGATGAGATGAGGCCGGACGTTATGGAACTTCTAGATTTAAAATACGGCCGGTGTTTTCTCTGCCTCGCTGGAAGAGAGAAAAATGACCCTAAATTCTCGAATAATATAAGGGTTGCAACTAAATATCCCAATCTCACTTCTTATTTTCTCTCAAAAGAAGGCATAAGGGCAAGGATTATAAAGTTGCACGGGAACATAGAGCTTGCACCCCTCCTTGGACTTTCTACTTATATTGTGGATTTAGTGGCTACAGGCAGGACATTGAAAGAAAACAATCTTTCCATAATAAAACCCTTTTTTTCGTCATCAGCTCGTTTAATCGCCAATCCTTTCAGTTGGAAGTTAAAAAGGGAATCAATGCTTGAATTTTTTGAAAAGGCCCGTATTTTCGTTGATGAAAGGAGTAGATAA